In a single window of the Nocardioides sp. L-11A genome:
- the ilvD gene encoding dihydroxy-acid dehydratase, whose translation MPTLRSATSTSGRNMAGARALWRATGMTDSDFGKPIIAIANSFTEFVPGHVHLRDLGKIVAESVVANGGVAKEFNTIAVDDGIAMGHGGMLYSLPSRELIADAVEYMVQAHCADAIVCISNCDKITPGMLLAALRLNIPVVFVSGGPMEAGKTVAIEGIVHSKLDLVDAMSASANDAVSDEQLDVIERSACPTCGSCSGMFTANSMNCLTEAIGLSLPGNGSTLATHAKRRALFEEAGRVVMDLCRRYYDGDDESVLPRNIATREAFENAVALDVAMGGSTNTVLHLLAAAREAELDFDVHDIDAISRRVPCLSKVAPNSPKFHMEDVHRAGGIPALLGELRRGGALHENVHSVHSPDLDSWLGRWDIRGESPSAEALELFQAAPGGVRTTEPFSTDNRWGELDTDAAEGCIRDIEHAYSADGGLAILSGNVAVDGCVVKTAGVAEEALVFHGTAIVFESQDAAVEGILGKRVEAGHVVVIRYEGPKGGPGMQEMLYPTAFLKGRGLGAKCALITDGRFSGGTSGLSIGHISPEAAGGGLIALIEDGDPISIDIPNRSIHLDVDDHVLAERRVLQEKRDKPYTPLDRDRLVSAALRAYASMATAASDGAYRRVPD comes from the coding sequence ATGCCCACCCTCCGTTCCGCGACGTCCACCTCGGGCCGCAACATGGCCGGCGCGCGCGCCCTGTGGCGCGCCACCGGCATGACCGACTCGGACTTCGGCAAGCCGATCATCGCCATCGCCAACTCGTTCACCGAGTTCGTCCCCGGTCACGTCCACCTGCGTGATCTCGGCAAGATCGTCGCGGAGTCCGTCGTCGCCAACGGCGGCGTCGCCAAGGAGTTCAACACCATCGCGGTCGACGACGGCATCGCGATGGGGCACGGCGGCATGCTCTACTCCCTGCCGAGCCGCGAGCTGATCGCGGACGCGGTCGAGTACATGGTCCAGGCGCACTGCGCCGATGCCATCGTGTGCATCTCCAACTGCGACAAGATCACCCCCGGCATGCTGCTGGCCGCCCTGCGGCTCAACATCCCCGTCGTGTTCGTCTCCGGCGGTCCGATGGAGGCCGGCAAGACGGTCGCCATCGAGGGCATCGTGCACAGCAAGCTCGACCTGGTCGACGCGATGTCGGCGTCGGCCAACGACGCGGTCAGCGACGAGCAGCTCGACGTCATCGAGCGCTCGGCCTGCCCGACCTGCGGCTCGTGCTCGGGCATGTTCACCGCCAACTCGATGAACTGCCTCACCGAGGCGATCGGGCTGTCGCTGCCGGGCAACGGCTCGACGCTGGCGACCCACGCCAAGCGCCGCGCGCTGTTCGAGGAGGCCGGCCGGGTCGTCATGGACCTGTGCCGCCGCTACTACGACGGCGACGACGAGTCGGTGCTGCCGCGCAATATCGCCACCCGCGAGGCCTTCGAGAACGCCGTCGCCCTCGACGTCGCGATGGGCGGCTCGACCAACACCGTGCTCCACCTGCTGGCCGCGGCCCGCGAGGCCGAGCTCGACTTCGACGTCCACGACATCGACGCGATCTCGCGCCGGGTGCCGTGCCTGTCCAAGGTCGCGCCCAACTCGCCGAAGTTCCACATGGAGGACGTCCACCGCGCCGGCGGCATCCCGGCCCTGCTCGGCGAGCTGCGCCGCGGCGGCGCGCTCCACGAGAACGTCCACTCGGTGCACTCGCCTGATCTCGACAGCTGGCTGGGCCGCTGGGACATCCGTGGGGAGAGCCCGTCGGCCGAGGCGCTGGAGCTGTTCCAAGCGGCACCGGGCGGCGTCCGCACGACCGAGCCGTTCTCCACCGACAACCGCTGGGGCGAGCTCGACACCGATGCCGCCGAGGGCTGCATCCGCGACATCGAGCACGCCTACTCCGCCGACGGCGGGCTGGCGATCCTCAGCGGCAACGTCGCGGTCGACGGCTGCGTCGTCAAGACCGCCGGCGTGGCCGAGGAGGCGCTGGTCTTCCATGGCACCGCGATCGTCTTCGAGTCCCAGGACGCCGCCGTCGAGGGGATCCTCGGCAAGCGGGTCGAGGCCGGGCACGTCGTCGTCATCCGCTACGAGGGCCCCAAGGGCGGCCCCGGCATGCAGGAGATGCTCTACCCGACGGCCTTCCTCAAGGGCCGGGGGCTGGGCGCGAAGTGCGCGCTCATCACCGACGGCCGGTTCTCCGGCGGCACGAGCGGCCTCTCGATCGGGCACATCTCGCCCGAGGCGGCCGGTGGCGGCCTGATCGCGCTGATCGAGGACGGCGACCCGATCTCGATCGACATCCCCAACCGCAGCATCCACCTCGACGTCGACGACCACGTCCTCGCCGAGCGCCGGGTGCTGCAGGAGAAGCGCGACAAGCCCTACACGCCGCTCGACCGCGACCGCCTGGTCTCGGCCGCGCTGCGGGCCTACGCGTCGATGGCGACCGCCGCCTCCGACGGCGCCTACCGCCGCGTCCCGGACTGA
- a CDS encoding GNAT family protein gives MSATNEYGQGVGAAVPGWEPRPRPEPVLLQGRHVTVEPLSSARYAELFAATCGDGDADLWTYRPIPRPGTLPELWMHLAAHLDDPALVTFALVPLEGDAAGTAAGIASYLRIEPAHGQVEVGGVLFGRALQRTRAATEAIHLLMRHAFDDLGYRRFEWKCDSRNEPSRRAARRLGFVEEGRFRNHMVTQGRNRDTDWFSVIDTDWPAVRTAHEQWLDPANFDAAGRQRRRLGELTAS, from the coding sequence ATGAGCGCGACCAACGAGTACGGCCAGGGTGTCGGCGCGGCGGTGCCCGGCTGGGAGCCCCGGCCGCGCCCGGAGCCGGTCCTGCTCCAGGGCCGCCACGTCACCGTCGAGCCGCTGAGCTCCGCCCGGTACGCCGAGCTCTTCGCCGCGACCTGCGGCGACGGCGATGCCGACCTGTGGACCTACCGGCCGATCCCGCGCCCGGGCACGCTGCCGGAGCTGTGGATGCACCTCGCCGCGCACCTCGACGACCCGGCGCTGGTGACCTTCGCGCTGGTCCCGCTGGAGGGTGACGCGGCGGGTACGGCGGCCGGCATCGCGTCGTACCTCAGGATCGAGCCGGCCCACGGCCAGGTCGAGGTGGGCGGCGTCCTCTTCGGCCGCGCGCTCCAGCGCACCCGCGCCGCGACCGAGGCGATCCACCTGCTGATGAGACACGCGTTCGACGACCTCGGCTACCGGCGCTTCGAGTGGAAGTGCGACAGCCGCAACGAGCCGTCGCGGCGGGCCGCGCGGCGGCTCGGGTTCGTCGAGGAGGGCCGGTTCCGCAACCACATGGTGACGCAGGGACGCAACCGCGACACGGACTGGTTCTCGGTCATCGACACCGACTGGCCCGCCGTCCGCACCGCCCACGAGCAGTGGCTGGACCCCGCGAACTTCGACGCCGCGGGTCGGCAGCGCCGCCGCCTCGGCGAGCTCACGGCGTCGTAG
- a CDS encoding lipase family protein — MTTGPTEPVSLPRSRFRAVPWLVAGAPRGVLAAVGAVLVVLGLFLFVRPLTAVGFLGIYLAASCLLSGLAELTGRPDDPDHPPGVDRLRLATGAWWLLAGLTGLVWWGRDVDLFAPAAGVVLLVAGGLGVLRFARSRSWAHAVGALLGGAEIVFGVLALTWPDATLIVVGVLFGGRTAVFGASLLVRALVGPRRRDHGRPRTAVRVVLATAVLVAAGGTAWVSHTLRDGAPVLDGFYDTPAALPDEPGVLIRTAPYDGDLPRGMTGTRIYYTTTDAEGRIVPSTGVLAVPERVTGPLPLVTWAHGTVGIARACAPSTGPDVLTSDHQPGADRLAELGWAFVSSDYPGMGAEGAMPYLIGQGEGRAVLDAARAAGQVEGVELDGRTVVWGHSQGGHGALWAGQLAPSYAPDLDVVGTAALSPASNPRAIADRVVARPGAPGASLGIAFVTQAYADYYADLTLTDAAPRSAGTLIREAASRCTDEGGTLVTILTGLSVARDTPLVRPGALDGRFGQRLTENIPTGPWAAPLFVGQGEQDEVIAFGINQDYVADLCARGTDVEFHGYPGGTHMSVLEAGSPLDDDVVAWTQDRLAERPSRPNCATTP; from the coding sequence GTGACGACCGGTCCCACTGAGCCCGTATCCCTGCCTCGGAGCCGCTTCCGGGCGGTCCCCTGGCTGGTCGCGGGGGCGCCCCGCGGGGTGCTCGCCGCCGTCGGCGCCGTGCTGGTCGTCCTCGGCCTCTTCCTGTTCGTCCGGCCGCTCACCGCGGTCGGGTTCCTGGGGATCTACCTCGCCGCGAGCTGCCTGCTGTCCGGTCTGGCCGAGCTCACCGGCCGCCCCGACGATCCCGACCACCCGCCGGGCGTCGATCGGCTCCGGCTCGCCACCGGGGCCTGGTGGCTGCTGGCCGGGCTGACCGGGCTGGTGTGGTGGGGCCGCGACGTCGACCTCTTCGCGCCCGCCGCGGGGGTCGTGCTGCTGGTCGCCGGCGGTCTCGGGGTGCTCCGGTTCGCCCGCAGCCGGTCCTGGGCGCACGCCGTGGGCGCGCTGCTCGGCGGCGCCGAGATCGTCTTCGGCGTCCTGGCCCTGACCTGGCCCGACGCGACCCTCATCGTCGTCGGCGTCCTGTTCGGCGGCCGGACCGCCGTCTTCGGTGCATCCCTCCTGGTCCGCGCGCTGGTCGGTCCCCGGCGGCGCGACCACGGCCGTCCGCGGACCGCGGTGCGGGTCGTGCTGGCGACCGCCGTCCTGGTGGCCGCGGGCGGGACCGCCTGGGTCAGCCACACGCTGCGGGACGGGGCACCGGTGCTCGACGGGTTCTACGACACGCCCGCGGCGCTGCCCGACGAGCCGGGCGTGCTGATCCGCACCGCTCCGTACGACGGCGACCTGCCGCGGGGCATGACCGGCACCCGGATCTACTACACGACCACCGATGCGGAGGGCCGGATCGTCCCCAGCACGGGCGTCCTCGCCGTGCCCGAGCGGGTGACAGGCCCGCTCCCCCTCGTCACCTGGGCGCACGGCACGGTCGGTATCGCCCGAGCCTGCGCGCCGTCGACCGGCCCCGACGTGCTCACCTCCGACCACCAGCCCGGTGCCGACCGTCTCGCCGAGCTGGGTTGGGCGTTCGTGTCGAGCGACTACCCGGGGATGGGCGCGGAGGGCGCCATGCCGTACCTCATCGGTCAGGGCGAGGGCCGGGCCGTCCTCGACGCGGCGCGCGCCGCCGGCCAGGTCGAGGGCGTGGAGCTCGACGGCCGGACCGTGGTCTGGGGGCACTCCCAGGGCGGGCACGGCGCACTGTGGGCCGGCCAGCTCGCGCCGTCGTACGCACCGGACCTCGACGTCGTGGGTACGGCGGCGCTGTCTCCCGCCAGCAACCCGCGGGCCATCGCCGACCGGGTGGTCGCCCGACCCGGCGCGCCGGGCGCGAGCCTGGGCATCGCCTTCGTGACGCAAGCGTATGCCGACTACTACGCCGACCTCACCCTGACCGACGCCGCGCCGCGCTCGGCGGGGACCCTGATCCGGGAGGCCGCGTCCCGCTGCACCGACGAGGGAGGCACGCTCGTCACCATCCTGACCGGGCTCTCGGTCGCCCGCGACACCCCGCTGGTCCGCCCGGGCGCACTCGATGGCCGCTTCGGCCAGCGCCTGACGGAGAACATCCCGACCGGGCCCTGGGCGGCGCCGCTCTTCGTCGGTCAGGGTGAGCAGGACGAGGTCATCGCGTTCGGGATCAACCAGGACTACGTCGCCGACCTGTGCGCCCGGGGCACCGACGTCGAGTTCCACGGCTACCCCGGCGGCACCCACATGAGCGTGCTCGAGGCCGGCTCGCCGCTCGACGACGATGTCGTGGCCTGGACCCAGGACCGCCTCGCGGAGCGCCCGTCGCGGCCGAACTGCGCTACGACGCCGTGA
- a CDS encoding pyridoxamine 5'-phosphate oxidase family protein — MGKVHERVEGRLRAFVERQHVFFVGTAPLAGDGHVNVSPRGIPGTFGLLDERTFAWVDTSGSGSETIAHLRENGRIVVMFCAFDGAPNVVRFHGRGRVVTRYDEGYAELAARFVDLPGARAVIVVDIDRVSDACGYGVPLMDYAGERDLLPRYFRRKGVEGSADYRRRKNRTSIDGLPAYDYDPLDEWATLDGLGRIRERLAAQIDDWTYPMSFGLALDGELGHVNLPGGQHRLAAVVLATVLKHDGSTATIAVSPQQLSEAITALAPATACTEVDHPNLAAWRALRDAYDERGGVITAVFVRDGADPVTSPVDADLRGRW; from the coding sequence ATGGGCAAGGTGCATGAGCGGGTCGAGGGACGCCTGCGCGCCTTCGTCGAGCGGCAGCACGTCTTCTTCGTGGGGACGGCGCCGCTGGCCGGCGACGGCCACGTCAACGTCTCTCCGCGCGGCATCCCCGGCACGTTCGGGTTGCTCGACGAGCGCACCTTCGCCTGGGTCGACACGTCGGGCAGCGGCAGTGAGACCATCGCCCACCTGCGTGAGAACGGGCGCATCGTCGTCATGTTCTGCGCCTTCGACGGTGCACCGAATGTCGTCCGCTTCCACGGCCGCGGGCGGGTCGTGACGCGCTACGACGAGGGGTACGCCGAGCTCGCGGCCCGCTTCGTCGACCTGCCCGGCGCCCGCGCGGTGATCGTGGTCGACATCGACCGCGTCTCCGACGCCTGCGGCTACGGCGTCCCGCTCATGGACTACGCCGGCGAGCGCGACCTCCTCCCGCGGTACTTCCGGCGCAAGGGGGTCGAGGGCTCCGCCGACTACCGGCGCCGCAAGAACCGCACGAGCATCGACGGGCTGCCGGCCTACGACTACGACCCGCTCGACGAGTGGGCGACCCTCGACGGGCTCGGCCGGATCCGCGAGCGCCTCGCCGCGCAGATCGACGACTGGACGTACCCGATGTCCTTCGGGCTCGCTCTCGACGGCGAGCTCGGCCACGTCAACCTCCCCGGCGGCCAGCACCGGCTGGCCGCCGTCGTGCTCGCCACCGTGCTCAAGCACGACGGCTCGACCGCGACCATCGCGGTCAGTCCGCAGCAGCTGAGCGAGGCGATCACCGCCTTGGCGCCCGCGACCGCGTGCACCGAGGTCGACCACCCCAACCTCGCCGCGTGGCGGGCCCTCCGCGACGCGTACGACGAGCGCGGCGGTGTGATCACCGCGGTGTTCGTGCGGGATGGGGCGGACCCGGTGACCTCCCCGGTCGACGCCGACCTGCGCGGGCGCTGGTGA
- a CDS encoding SRPBCC family protein, translating into MPAFAQTHETTVAAPVTTLHALIDDFHAWSRWSPWEGLDPDLRRTYDGAGVGASYAWAGNKQAGEGRMTFTSITAEQVVVDLEFVKPFRASNVVTFDLAPVGAGTRVAWTMSGRRNLLFAVLGALFFDKAIGKDFEKGLASLKAAAEQG; encoded by the coding sequence ATGCCCGCCTTCGCGCAGACCCACGAGACCACCGTCGCCGCGCCCGTGACGACCCTGCACGCGCTCATCGACGACTTCCACGCGTGGAGCAGGTGGTCGCCCTGGGAGGGGCTCGACCCCGACCTGCGCCGCACCTACGACGGCGCGGGCGTCGGCGCCTCCTACGCCTGGGCCGGCAACAAGCAGGCCGGCGAGGGCCGGATGACGTTCACCTCCATCACCGCCGAGCAGGTGGTCGTCGACCTGGAGTTCGTCAAGCCGTTCAGGGCGAGCAATGTCGTCACCTTCGACCTCGCGCCGGTCGGCGCCGGCACCCGCGTGGCCTGGACGATGAGCGGCCGGCGCAACCTCCTGTTCGCGGTGCTCGGCGCGCTGTTCTTCGACAAGGCGATCGGCAAGGACTTCGAGAAGGGACTGGCCTCGCTGAAGGCCGCGGCCGAGCAGGGCTGA